A region from the Rufibacter sp. DG15C genome encodes:
- a CDS encoding SDR family oxidoreductase — MSKVALVVGITGITGSNLAQELLKQGWITYGLARNPYIRMEGLLPIAADLLNPESLATALANIAPTHVFFTSWSRMDTEAENIRVNGAMVRNLLKALAPQKSVQHMALVTGLKHYLGPFEAYAQQGFLPETPLREEQPRLDIENFYYAQEDEVFAAAARDGFTWSIHRPHTVIGKAVGNQMNLGTTLAVYATICKETGRPFQFPGSEAQWTGLSDVTDARVLAKHLVWASTTESARNEAFNIVNGDYFRWKWLWPRLANWFGVEAKGFDGVIRPLEPELANDAPVWREIAKRHNLLEPNLDKLASAWHTDLDLGRPVEVMTDMSKSRKSGFLEFQNTEESFFDLFTRLRTDRLIP, encoded by the coding sequence ATGAGCAAAGTAGCGTTGGTGGTGGGGATAACCGGAATAACGGGTAGCAACCTTGCCCAGGAATTGTTAAAGCAAGGGTGGATTACTTATGGATTGGCAAGAAACCCATACATTAGAATGGAGGGTTTATTGCCAATAGCTGCAGACCTGTTAAACCCCGAGAGTCTGGCAACCGCACTCGCCAATATTGCACCTACGCATGTGTTTTTCACCAGTTGGTCCCGCATGGACACGGAGGCTGAAAATATTAGGGTGAATGGTGCCATGGTTAGGAACCTGTTGAAGGCACTGGCTCCTCAAAAATCTGTGCAGCACATGGCGTTGGTAACAGGGCTCAAGCATTACCTAGGGCCTTTTGAGGCGTACGCCCAACAGGGCTTTTTACCAGAAACACCCTTGCGCGAGGAACAACCCCGGTTAGACATTGAGAACTTTTATTACGCCCAAGAAGATGAGGTATTTGCCGCTGCGGCACGTGATGGTTTCACCTGGAGCATCCATCGGCCTCACACAGTAATAGGAAAAGCGGTAGGCAACCAGATGAACCTGGGCACTACCCTCGCGGTATATGCCACCATTTGCAAGGAGACTGGGCGTCCTTTCCAGTTCCCAGGTTCTGAGGCGCAATGGACCGGCCTTTCTGACGTGACAGATGCACGGGTATTGGCAAAGCACTTGGTTTGGGCATCCACCACCGAAAGTGCCCGAAATGAGGCTTTCAATATAGTAAACGGAGATTACTTCAGATGGAAATGGTTGTGGCCGCGCCTTGCTAATTGGTTTGGTGTAGAGGCAAAGGGGTTTGACGGTGTCATTCGTCCTCTGGAACCTGAATTAGCCAATGATGCCCCAGTCTGGCGTGAGATAGCAAAGCGGCATAATTTACTAGAACCTAATTTGGACAAGCTTGCCTCCGCTTGGCACACAGACTTGGATTTGGGGCGCCCTGTTGAAGTGATGACCGACATGTCCAAGAGCCGCAAATCAGGGTTTTTGGAGTTCCAGAATACCGAGGAATCCTTTTTTGACTTGTTCACCCGCTTGCGCACTGACCGGTTAATTCCTTAA
- a CDS encoding organic hydroperoxide resistance protein has product MKAMYTAAATATGGRNGHVKSDNGVLDIQVRAPKAMGGVNDDHTNPEQLFAAGYAACFDSALNHVIRLEKVKTGETSVMAEVSIGSIENGAFGLAVNLAVNISGVPIEEAQRLTERAHQVCPYSNATRNNIEVKLTTTNNQ; this is encoded by the coding sequence ATGAAAGCAATGTATACGGCCGCAGCAACGGCAACAGGCGGCAGAAACGGCCATGTAAAATCAGACAACGGCGTTTTGGATATCCAGGTTAGGGCGCCCAAAGCCATGGGCGGCGTTAATGACGATCACACCAATCCGGAACAACTCTTCGCAGCGGGCTACGCCGCCTGTTTCGACAGTGCCTTGAACCACGTCATCCGCCTGGAAAAGGTGAAGACAGGAGAAACATCCGTGATGGCAGAAGTGTCGATCGGTTCCATTGAAAACGGCGCATTCGGGTTGGCAGTTAACCTGGCGGTGAATATCTCTGGGGTGCCGATAGAGGAAGCACAGCGCCTGACCGAACGGGCGCACCAGGTATGCCCTTATTCCAATGCCACCCGCAATAACATCGAGGTGAAACTGACGACAACCAATAATCAATGA
- a CDS encoding NADPH-dependent F420 reductase, producing MKIGIIGVGHIGKTLAIRLSAAGHSVKVANSKEPESIDSETLSTGAKAVFAKDAVKDVEVIILSIPFQHNPKMAGLLADVPEETVVIDTSNYYPHRDGNIEAIDAGQVESVWVAEKLGRPIAKAWNAIGAGSLADRDKPAGSPDRIAIPIAADRDTDREVTMSLVNESGVDAFDAGSIADSWRLQPGAPVYCTDLRLDEMAEAVAAAEKERISKRRDLAGAILQERFADSYEDLTVDYLVRLNRVLYM from the coding sequence ATGAAAATAGGAATTATTGGCGTCGGCCACATCGGTAAAACGCTGGCAATAAGATTGAGCGCGGCAGGGCACAGCGTAAAGGTTGCCAATTCAAAAGAACCGGAATCAATTGATTCTGAAACCTTGTCTACAGGCGCTAAAGCCGTATTCGCAAAGGATGCCGTGAAGGATGTAGAAGTCATCATTCTCTCCATACCGTTTCAGCACAACCCAAAGATGGCTGGCCTTCTCGCAGATGTTCCAGAGGAAACCGTCGTAATCGACACGTCCAACTACTACCCGCACCGGGACGGAAATATAGAAGCCATTGATGCCGGTCAGGTAGAAAGTGTATGGGTCGCCGAAAAACTGGGTCGCCCTATAGCAAAAGCATGGAACGCTATTGGTGCTGGATCCTTGGCGGACAGAGACAAGCCAGCCGGAAGCCCGGATCGTATCGCAATACCCATTGCAGCAGACCGCGACACGGACCGCGAGGTTACGATGTCACTCGTAAATGAGAGCGGCGTGGACGCATTTGACGCAGGCTCTATTGCAGACTCTTGGCGGTTGCAGCCCGGCGCACCTGTTTATTGCACAGATTTGAGGCTGGATGAAATGGCCGAAGCAGTTGCCGCAGCTGAAAAGGAACGCATTTCTAAACGCCGGGATTTAGCAGGTGCCATACTTCAGGAACGATTCGCGGATTCTTACGAAGACCTGACGGTTGATTATCTGGTTCGCTTGAACCGGGTGTTATATATGTAA
- a CDS encoding NmrA family NAD(P)-binding protein gives MQIEESEQTQMENNQYPTILVLGASGTIGKQVVKDLEGKAVNVRITSRRQDVVDQLRSEGKDCGYLDLDDPRTFALALAGVDRVFLLTGYTVGMLTQSKTLVDAAKKAGVSHIVHVGVFAEWDTTDAHFAWHQMIEKYIEASGMAWTHLHPNMFMEALTSAYLPKNLTYTTYWEDCRVGYIASSDIAAIAAKVLVEGPQRHASKDYWLSVESHNGKEIAQLMSEVTGLEIRCEEKGLEEFKQLIEAWISEGADSWYASANIEFVKQMLDGRMSYMSMVQNDIPYILGRPAKTVLEFLLENKDALVASASQKE, from the coding sequence TTGCAAATAGAAGAATCTGAACAGACTCAAATGGAAAATAATCAATATCCGACAATTCTCGTTTTGGGCGCCAGCGGAACAATTGGCAAGCAAGTGGTGAAAGACCTGGAAGGCAAGGCCGTCAACGTCCGCATCACTTCACGCAGACAGGACGTGGTGGATCAGCTTCGCAGCGAAGGGAAAGACTGCGGGTACCTTGACCTTGATGATCCGCGAACTTTTGCACTTGCACTTGCCGGCGTTGACCGAGTCTTTTTACTAACCGGCTACACGGTTGGCATGCTCACGCAGAGCAAGACACTGGTGGATGCTGCGAAGAAAGCAGGCGTCAGTCATATCGTGCATGTGGGCGTATTCGCCGAATGGGATACGACAGATGCCCACTTTGCATGGCACCAGATGATTGAGAAATACATTGAGGCGAGCGGGATGGCCTGGACGCACCTCCACCCGAATATGTTCATGGAAGCCCTTACAAGTGCTTACCTGCCAAAGAACCTTACCTACACTACCTATTGGGAAGACTGCAGGGTAGGGTACATCGCCTCGAGTGACATTGCGGCCATTGCGGCAAAGGTCCTGGTGGAGGGACCCCAGCGGCACGCCAGCAAGGATTACTGGCTGAGTGTGGAGAGCCATAACGGGAAAGAGATCGCCCAGCTCATGAGTGAAGTAACCGGACTTGAAATCAGGTGCGAGGAGAAAGGCTTAGAAGAATTCAAGCAACTGATTGAAGCTTGGATATCCGAAGGGGCAGATAGTTGGTACGCCAGCGCGAACATCGAATTCGTTAAGCAAATGCTGGATGGAAGAATGTCGTATATGTCGATGGTTCAGAATGATATTCCGTACATCCTCGGAAGGCCCGCAAAAACAGTCTTGGAGTTCTTACTTGAAAACAAAGACGCGCTGGTAGCTTCTGCTAGTCAAAAAGAGTAG
- a CDS encoding iron-sulfur cluster co-chaperone HscB C-terminal domain-containing protein has protein sequence MNYFSFYQIPESFLPDEKAIQAKYYAFSREYHPDFYTLEPQEKQQEILDKSTLNTNAYRTLSNFDKRMQYILEQHGLLEEGGANDLPQDFLMEVMDLNELLMDLEMEYNSTTFKIVSDQTMEIEGHIKAEIWPVLEAYETFPPEKQAEALKQIKNYYLKERYLLRIKESLNKFASSSDR, from the coding sequence GTGAATTACTTTAGCTTTTACCAGATACCAGAAAGCTTTCTCCCAGATGAGAAAGCCATACAGGCCAAATACTACGCCTTCAGCCGCGAGTACCATCCAGATTTCTATACGCTAGAGCCACAGGAAAAACAGCAGGAAATTCTGGATAAGTCAACCTTGAACACCAACGCCTACCGCACGCTTTCCAACTTTGACAAGCGCATGCAGTACATTTTGGAACAACACGGTTTGCTAGAGGAAGGCGGTGCCAATGACTTGCCCCAGGACTTCTTGATGGAGGTGATGGACCTAAACGAACTGTTGATGGACCTTGAGATGGAATATAATTCTACCACCTTCAAGATTGTCTCTGACCAAACCATGGAAATTGAAGGACATATCAAGGCTGAGATCTGGCCAGTGCTGGAAGCCTATGAAACTTTTCCCCCTGAAAAACAGGCAGAAGCGCTCAAACAGATAAAAAATTACTACTTAAAAGAGCGCTACCTCTTGCGTATAAAGGAATCATTGAATAAGTTTGCATCCTCTTCTGACAGATAA
- a CDS encoding putative quinol monooxygenase, which yields MLIRIVRMTFQEDKVEEFLAIFHASKHKIAAMPGCHGVELLQDYHQPNIYHTYSTWESDDALNQYRQSELFGTVWKPTKALFLAPAQAFSMRKD from the coding sequence ATGTTGATTAGAATAGTGCGCATGACGTTCCAGGAGGACAAGGTGGAAGAGTTTTTAGCCATCTTTCATGCGTCTAAGCACAAAATTGCAGCCATGCCCGGTTGTCACGGCGTGGAGCTTTTGCAGGATTACCACCAACCTAATATTTACCACACCTATAGCACTTGGGAGTCTGACGACGCCCTGAACCAATACCGCCAGTCAGAATTATTTGGCACCGTCTGGAAGCCTACCAAAGCCTTGTTTTTGGCGCCAGCCCAAGCCTTCTCTATGCGAAAAGACTAA
- a CDS encoding helix-turn-helix domain-containing protein, with amino-acid sequence MANKMGYLSCLDTVKPVRDAIDVINGKWKLAIIISLGAGNERFTDIQESIPGISPKVLAKELKDLEQHQLIKRVVIEDYPVKILYKPEPYADTLTPIIQALKVWGLTHRERIFSKP; translated from the coding sequence ATGGCCAATAAAATGGGATACCTGTCCTGCTTGGACACGGTGAAGCCGGTGCGGGATGCGATTGACGTGATCAACGGAAAATGGAAGCTGGCCATCATCATCTCCCTGGGTGCCGGCAATGAGCGGTTCACCGACATCCAGGAGAGCATCCCCGGGATCTCTCCAAAAGTCTTAGCCAAGGAACTCAAAGACCTGGAGCAGCATCAGTTGATAAAGCGGGTGGTAATAGAGGATTACCCGGTGAAGATCCTGTATAAGCCCGAACCCTACGCCGATACCCTGACTCCCATCATCCAGGCCTTAAAGGTTTGGGGTCTTACCCACCGGGAGAGGATTTTCAGCAAGCCATAA
- a CDS encoding LLM class flavin-dependent oxidoreductase yields MSKRKKLKMGAVLDGLGWNHMAWQHPDMPADASESIDFYVQQAQLAEAAKFDTLFLVDVSHVGPGNIPHYLSMFEGVSIMSALSMKTKSIGLSATIASSYGDPYSAARQILSLDKISKGRASLNAITSNPGGMVNFSRGHLGKEDQYPMNKEFMEILIGLWDTYEEDAFIRDKARGIYLDHRKMHTLNYRGDYFSVDGPLNLSRSVQGRPVLYTAGTSEKFIEHATSYTDGAFTHGETLEATVAVAGRIRKKLAEKGRKSEDFIIAISQNPIVGRTDKEALEKYMELLSLRPRNSLPTPLFFGSAETVADKVQLWYEAGAMDMFMIRQDHPHGQRDFIELVVPILQEREIFRTEYEADTLRGNLEIPKPAFRKVSAG; encoded by the coding sequence ATGAGTAAGAGAAAGAAACTGAAGATGGGGGCCGTCTTGGACGGCTTGGGGTGGAACCACATGGCTTGGCAGCACCCTGATATGCCCGCAGATGCAAGTGAGAGCATCGATTTTTACGTGCAGCAAGCCCAGCTTGCCGAGGCCGCCAAGTTTGACACACTCTTTCTGGTGGATGTGAGCCATGTGGGCCCTGGCAATATTCCCCATTACCTCAGCATGTTTGAGGGCGTCAGCATCATGTCAGCCCTTAGCATGAAAACTAAAAGTATAGGATTGTCTGCCACCATTGCCTCCTCATACGGTGATCCTTACAGCGCCGCCCGGCAGATCCTGTCGCTGGATAAGATAAGTAAGGGGCGAGCCTCCCTCAATGCCATCACCTCCAATCCGGGCGGAATGGTGAATTTCAGCCGTGGGCATCTGGGTAAGGAGGACCAGTATCCCATGAACAAGGAGTTCATGGAGATCCTGATTGGTCTATGGGACACTTATGAAGAGGATGCCTTTATCCGCGACAAAGCCCGGGGGATTTATTTAGACCACCGCAAGATGCATACATTAAATTACCGGGGAGACTATTTCTCCGTTGACGGACCACTGAACCTTAGCCGTTCGGTGCAGGGAAGGCCGGTGCTGTATACGGCGGGTACCTCCGAGAAATTCATCGAGCATGCCACCAGTTACACGGACGGTGCCTTTACGCATGGCGAAACGCTGGAAGCCACAGTGGCCGTGGCAGGCAGGATACGGAAAAAGCTGGCAGAAAAAGGCCGGAAATCCGAGGACTTTATCATAGCCATCTCTCAGAACCCAATTGTGGGGAGAACAGATAAGGAGGCCTTAGAGAAGTATATGGAATTGTTGAGCCTTCGCCCAAGAAACAGCTTACCTACCCCTCTGTTTTTCGGTTCGGCCGAAACGGTTGCCGACAAGGTCCAGCTTTGGTACGAGGCCGGGGCAATGGATATGTTCATGATAAGGCAGGACCACCCACACGGGCAGCGTGACTTTATAGAACTGGTTGTTCCCATTCTCCAAGAGCGCGAAATATTCAGGACGGAATACGAGGCTGATACCCTCAGGGGAAACCTGGAGATTCCGAAGCCGGCTTTCAGAAAAGTCAGTGCTGGTTAA
- a CDS encoding NADPH-dependent F420 reductase: MKIGIIGTGAIGSILAEKFSAAGHQVKVTNTRAMPELEKIAAQLGATAATIQDVVKDVDALIFSMPFNAYKDLPKDLLKAVPQEVVVMDTSNYYPFRDGEIAELEHMPESEYISGILKRPLVKVFNNILEHTLKYKGKAAGAEGRIAISIAGDNEEHKKLVAQLVDQTGFDTVDGGSLAESWRQQPGTPAYCTELNAAELEQALADAEKGKAPAIRDFIMDNLRKKESWPSYEEVLAGNRLYQVRTK, encoded by the coding sequence ATGAAAATAGGAATCATAGGTACAGGTGCCATAGGGAGCATTTTAGCAGAAAAATTTTCTGCGGCAGGTCATCAGGTAAAGGTGACCAACACCAGGGCAATGCCTGAATTAGAAAAAATAGCTGCCCAGCTGGGCGCAACCGCTGCCACCATACAGGATGTGGTAAAAGACGTGGATGCCCTTATCTTCTCGATGCCCTTCAATGCATACAAAGACCTGCCGAAGGATTTGTTGAAAGCTGTACCGCAGGAGGTAGTGGTAATGGATACTTCCAACTATTATCCTTTCCGGGATGGTGAGATTGCCGAACTGGAGCACATGCCCGAAAGCGAGTATATCTCGGGAATACTGAAACGCCCGCTTGTCAAGGTGTTTAATAATATCCTGGAACACACCCTAAAATACAAAGGCAAAGCAGCCGGTGCGGAAGGGAGAATAGCAATTTCCATTGCGGGCGATAACGAGGAGCATAAAAAACTAGTGGCTCAACTGGTTGATCAGACTGGCTTTGACACCGTGGACGGCGGAAGCCTGGCCGAATCTTGGAGACAGCAGCCCGGCACGCCGGCCTATTGCACTGAATTGAATGCAGCGGAATTGGAACAGGCCCTGGCCGACGCTGAAAAAGGGAAAGCCCCTGCCATCCGGGATTTCATCATGGACAATCTGAGGAAAAAGGAGTCCTGGCCTTCTTACGAAGAAGTTTTAGCCGGCAACCGTTTATATCAGGTGAGAACGAAGTAG
- a CDS encoding LLM class flavin-dependent oxidoreductase, giving the protein MDNQKIAYSILELAIVSEGNSIKQTLNDSLALAKEAEANDYRRIWFAEHHNSDSIASSATSLLIGYVAENTSTIKVGSGGIMLPNHSPLIVAEQFGTLAHLYPGRIDLGLGRAPGTDQATAQAIRSDFMKASYSFPEEVAKIQRYFSPENKNAPVRAAVAEGTEVPVYILGSSPDSAHLAAQKGLPYAFASHFASTHLLNALKIYRQEFRPSEFLEQPYTMAGVNVYIADTDEEAERLFTSLIRMFVGVLTGAKEPLHPPTEMTNELMEIRQHPAVHQMLKYSFVGSRLTVKKQLQAFLGQTQVNELIAVSTMYDIHDRLKSTRLFAEIMAEINGSNTKEDSRISNKGEY; this is encoded by the coding sequence ATGGATAACCAAAAGATAGCCTATTCCATTCTGGAGCTTGCCATTGTTTCTGAGGGGAATTCCATAAAACAGACCCTGAACGATTCCCTGGCGCTGGCGAAAGAGGCGGAGGCGAATGACTACAGACGCATCTGGTTTGCCGAGCACCACAACTCCGACAGCATCGCCAGCAGCGCCACTTCCCTGCTCATCGGGTATGTGGCAGAGAATACCTCAACCATCAAGGTGGGCTCAGGAGGAATCATGCTCCCAAACCACTCTCCCTTAATAGTGGCAGAGCAGTTCGGCACCCTGGCCCATTTATACCCGGGCCGCATTGACCTGGGCCTTGGCAGGGCGCCCGGCACTGACCAGGCGACAGCGCAGGCCATCCGGTCGGATTTCATGAAGGCGTCCTATTCGTTTCCTGAAGAAGTAGCTAAAATCCAGCGGTACTTCTCGCCCGAGAACAAGAATGCCCCTGTAAGGGCAGCCGTGGCCGAAGGCACGGAGGTGCCGGTTTATATCCTTGGGTCCAGCCCGGACAGCGCCCACCTGGCGGCCCAGAAGGGGTTGCCCTACGCGTTTGCCAGCCATTTTGCCTCCACGCACTTACTCAACGCTTTGAAGATTTATCGCCAAGAGTTCCGGCCATCTGAGTTCTTGGAACAGCCTTACACCATGGCTGGGGTGAATGTCTACATCGCCGACACGGATGAGGAGGCGGAAAGGCTGTTCACCAGCCTGATCAGGATGTTTGTGGGGGTGCTGACCGGGGCCAAGGAACCGCTGCACCCACCTACTGAGATGACAAACGAATTAATGGAAATACGCCAGCATCCTGCGGTGCACCAGATGCTAAAATACTCCTTTGTGGGTAGCAGGCTAACGGTGAAGAAGCAGCTACAGGCATTCCTCGGCCAGACCCAAGTAAACGAGCTCATTGCTGTTTCTACCATGTACGATATTCATGACCGACTAAAATCTACCCGACTATTTGCAGAGATTATGGCAGAGATCAATGGAAGCAACACTAAGGAGGACAGTAGAATAAGTAATAAGGGAGAGTATTAA